The genomic window CGGTGACGACGAAGATCTCACCGACGCTGCCGTGCGTGATGAATCGCTTCACGCCGTTCAGCAGATAGCAGTTGCCTCGTCGAACGGCGGTCGTGCGCGTGCCGCCCGCATCGCTCCCGGCTTCGGGCTCGGTGAGTCCGAATCCGCCCATGACCTTGCCCGACGCGAGAAACGGTACGTAACGACGCTTCTGCTCGGGCGTTCCGAACTTCACGATCGGCGACGTGCCGAGCGTGGTGTGGGCGGAGATCGTGAGCGCGTGAGATGCGTCCACTTTGCCCACCTCGTGGATCACGATCATGAAGCTCAGGATGTCGAGCCCCGCCCCGCCCAAATCCTCCGGCCACGGCACGCCGAGCAACCCCAGCTCTCCCATCTTGCGGATGCTTTCCCAGGGGAACTTTGCGGTCGCGTCGTACTTGGCGGCGATCGGCGCGACCTCATCGCGCGCGAACTGGCGCACCATTTCGCGAGTCGCCAGGTGCTGCTCGGAGAAATACAGCGAGTCATCCATGACGGGCTTTGCTAAGCGGCTTCGGTGTCGTCGGACGAACGAACGATGTCGAGGAATCGTTCCCCGTATCGCTCGAGTTTGACCGGACCCACGCCGCGAATCTTTGCCATCGCGCTCGCGTCCGCCGGACGCCGGACGGCGATTTCGGCCAAGGTCCTATCCGGGAAAACTACATAGGCGGGGACTTGTTCTTCCCGCGAAATCGTGCGGCGGAGGTCGCGGAGCCGGGCCAAGAGGGCCTCGTCCGCGCCTGAAAGGGTCGGGGCTTCGTCGGGGCTGGACGTTTCGCGGGATCGATCCGCCGAACGTTGCTTGGTCCTGCGGTCGGCGCCTCCGCGCAGACTCGGCGCCGCGCCGGACTCGACGATGACCTTCGTGCCCATGCAGTTGTCGCAGCCGGCGCACCTGGCGCGCGCGGCCGGGTCGCCGAAGTAGCGCAGCACGAGTCCTCGGCGACACCCCTTGGTGTACGCGTACTGCTGCATCATGTCGAGTTTCTGGAGATCCGCTTTGCGGCGGCGGTCGATCGTCGCCCAGTCGATGCGAAACGCCGTGAGCGGCTTTTTGGGCGCGGCGAGCGATGCACCCGAGCCCGCGCGCTTCCACATCAAGAACTGGCGCGACTGGAGCGCGTCGAGAATCGGCATCGCGCCCGAGCCGCCGCCGAATCCGGGTGGAAGTCCGTCGAGGTCGATCGGCGCGCCCTCGTTGAGCGCGGCGCCGGCGACCCGCCACATCGCGCGCAACAGTCCTAGCTCCATCGACGCCGAGCCGGGGTCCAGCTCACGCTTGATGCGTTCCGGCGTCGCGAGAAACCGTACGAACACACGCGCGCCCGACTCCGC from Gemmatimonadaceae bacterium includes these protein-coding regions:
- a CDS encoding HRDC domain-containing protein, with protein sequence SATAYHAGLDDAHRHEVQDSFMNEDVRAIVATNAFGMGIDKPNVRLVVHHAMPGTLEAYYQEAGRAGRDGLHSECVLLHAFPDRFTHEFFIKGAYPERALVEEVYELLRRNSDATGTVDAAPADLATRLKTKAGERDVESALRILAQGGAYRVEAESGARVFVRFLATPERIKRELDPGSASMELGLLRAMWRVAGAALNEGAPIDLDGLPPGFGGGSGAMPILDALQSRQFLMWKRAGSGASLAAPKKPLTAFRIDWATIDRRRKADLQKLDMMQQYAYTKGCRRGLVLRYFGDPAARARCAGCDNCMGTKVIVESGAAPSLRGGADRRTKQRSADRSRETSSPDEAPTLSGADEALLARLRDLRRTISREEQVPAYVVFPDRTLAEIAVRRPADASAMAKIRGVGPVKLERYGERFLDIVRSSDDTEAA